Proteins encoded by one window of Chondromyces crocatus:
- a CDS encoding type I polyketide synthase, with amino-acid sequence MSNDATAYYQGLLKRSLLELDRLQGQLSANERASREPIAVIGLGCRFPGGGQTPASFWEALREGVDGVGDIPPQRWDVGARHDDGPEALGKTYTPQAALIEGIDLFDAAFFGISRREAESMDPQHRLLLEVAWEALEDAGQTVEGLAGSKAGVFVGVCSTDYAWRQLEAPGTMDPTYFGTGNAHNILAGRLSYWLDVRGPSVALDTACSSSLTAVHVGCQSLRQKECDLVIAGGVNLILSPLSLSLAGKMGLMAPDGRCKTFDAKADGMGRGEGCGVVILKRLSDALAAGDRIAAVLLGSAAGQDGRSNGLTAPNVLAQQAIIREAMERAGVGASDISYVEAHGTATVLGDPAEIEALRAVLGEPRADGGQCALGSVKTNIGHLEAAAGIAGLIKVILSLQHQTVPPHLHFEQLNPNISFDGTPFVIPTTARPWDAGGRPRTAGLSAFGWSGTNVHMVLQEASPRPERRKAAPRDLHVLLLSARGPEALQASSRAYQGALSALDAAETTLEDLCYTASVRRTHHEHRVAVVGRSREEIAERLLAFTQGESRPGLSAGRAEKGRRQGIVFVFPGQGSQWLGMGRKLVEREPVFRAALEACEQALKPHVDWSLTEQLEVDTSASRLHEIDVIQPTLFAIQVALAAVWRAWGVEPDAVIGHSMGEVAAACVAGALSLEDAATVICLRSRLLRRVSGQGAMLLVELSRADAEQLIAGREHLISVAVCNSPRSTVLSGDPAVLDEVAQELERREIFCRRVKVDVASHSPQMDPLKEDLLRLLAEVQPRTASVPMRSTVTGALLDGAELDASYWVDNLRRPVLFSSGVEALLREEYRFFLELSPHPVLLPAIDGCLREHPGGGTTVPSLRREQDDLEVMLGSLGELHTRGYPVSWDRQYPEGGDVVSLPSYPWQRERFWVQPAQEGVTASQQRALPSKRDDGARGEVEGSSLVADFYDSFVVQQSSVEGEADENAEYLSWGIFPQVIPGFSWLRTVFFPREVSRHVALLHDAQREARRVLFSAVDIEAIGSVFDFGCGHASDLLQLAQEHPHLELDGYTISPGQAALAARKLRATGLEARVRVFNRDSAKNPFPRHYDLILGIEVAGLIQDKEALFSNIGRHLNPGGFLLLADFLANTVSPIEVQETSTFSSTREQWIKLLSEHRLRLVEGIDISPEIANCLQDPDYDANLERVLQEVRPSEVVRRSFESYQNVRVALERGLISYVLLQAQKDPFGRIEELTIANRERLMRLVQYQEVVRRRRSGPSASGAIDQWFYEIQWWPSPLPAKPRSEATAAQGKRWLVFADQQGVGEALRAEIESRGDTCVVAFLGEQLRQVSPGRYEVSPDRAALAALLAAERVDLTGVVHLWNLDLVPPAKTSLPTLHDAERLGCGSLMALVQAIAGAGMRDAPRLWIVTAGAHAVGTREGVAIAQAPAWGLGATIAHEHPELRCTRIDLDGGAGPADASTLLAALGSVDGEDQIALRSAVRYVARLARTASAAQQQDLPTALRDDGTYLITGGLSGIGLTVAEWMVQRGARHLALVGRSGASPAAESALAPLRAAGAEITTFQADVSQPEAMARVFSQIDASMPPLRGVIHSAVALDDGVLLQLDPARLRSVMAAKMDGAFNLHLLTQERPLDFFILFSSLASILGSPGQGNYTAANAFVDALAHHRKSLGLPALSLNWAPWSEVGLAVVSTKRGERLAYRGLKSITPEQGKDVMERVLASASPQVGVMLLDLRQWRQFYPRSASSPLLSEIAREQGNGAAPVEPEAPLRSVLIAEESVERRRTLLETHVQEQLGHVLRLSPGQIDPQTPLKSFGFDSLMAVELRNRLEASLGLTLSATVVWSYPTVAALVAHLASKMGIPITLAAPTPTAVSATPVDADMERLADELLSELEGMS; translated from the coding sequence ATGAGCAACGACGCGACTGCGTATTACCAGGGGCTTCTCAAACGCTCCCTTCTGGAACTGGACCGGTTGCAGGGGCAGCTCTCCGCCAACGAGCGTGCCTCGCGCGAGCCGATCGCCGTCATTGGCCTCGGTTGTCGATTCCCAGGGGGAGGGCAGACGCCGGCGTCCTTCTGGGAGGCGCTGCGTGAAGGGGTCGATGGGGTAGGTGATATCCCACCGCAGCGCTGGGACGTGGGCGCACGTCACGACGACGGGCCGGAGGCCTTGGGGAAGACGTACACGCCCCAGGCGGCGCTCATTGAAGGGATCGACCTGTTCGACGCCGCATTCTTTGGCATCTCCCGGCGAGAAGCGGAGAGCATGGACCCGCAGCACCGGCTGCTGCTCGAGGTGGCCTGGGAGGCGCTCGAGGACGCGGGGCAGACCGTGGAGGGGCTCGCCGGCAGCAAAGCGGGGGTCTTCGTCGGGGTCTGCAGCACCGACTATGCCTGGCGTCAGCTCGAGGCGCCCGGGACCATGGACCCAACCTATTTCGGGACCGGGAACGCTCATAACATCCTGGCAGGGCGGCTGTCGTACTGGCTCGATGTCCGAGGCCCGAGCGTGGCGCTGGATACGGCCTGCTCGTCTTCGCTGACCGCTGTCCACGTGGGCTGCCAGTCGCTGCGCCAGAAGGAGTGCGACCTGGTGATCGCGGGCGGCGTGAACCTCATCCTCTCGCCCCTGTCCCTCTCGCTGGCCGGCAAGATGGGCCTCATGGCGCCAGACGGCCGCTGCAAGACCTTCGACGCGAAGGCGGACGGCATGGGGCGAGGCGAAGGCTGCGGCGTCGTCATCTTGAAGCGACTCTCCGATGCGCTGGCTGCTGGCGATCGCATCGCGGCCGTCCTTCTCGGCTCGGCGGCAGGGCAGGATGGGCGCAGCAACGGACTGACCGCGCCGAACGTGCTCGCGCAGCAGGCGATCATTCGCGAGGCGATGGAGCGCGCGGGGGTGGGAGCCAGCGACATCTCCTATGTCGAGGCCCACGGGACGGCGACCGTCCTCGGGGATCCAGCCGAGATCGAGGCGCTGAGAGCTGTGCTGGGTGAGCCGCGGGCGGATGGCGGTCAGTGCGCACTCGGGTCCGTGAAGACCAACATCGGCCATCTGGAGGCGGCCGCAGGGATCGCCGGACTCATCAAGGTGATCCTGTCGCTCCAGCACCAGACAGTGCCGCCACACCTGCACTTCGAGCAGCTCAACCCCAACATCTCGTTCGACGGCACGCCCTTCGTCATCCCCACCACGGCACGGCCATGGGACGCTGGCGGGCGGCCACGTACGGCGGGGCTGAGCGCATTCGGGTGGTCGGGGACCAATGTCCACATGGTGCTCCAGGAAGCGTCTCCGCGCCCGGAGCGACGGAAAGCGGCACCGCGCGATCTCCACGTCCTGCTCCTGTCGGCGCGTGGCCCGGAGGCGCTTCAGGCTTCGTCCAGAGCCTACCAGGGCGCCTTGTCGGCGCTCGATGCTGCCGAGACCACGCTCGAGGACCTTTGCTACACGGCGTCGGTTCGTCGGACCCATCACGAGCATCGCGTCGCGGTGGTAGGCCGCTCACGGGAGGAGATCGCCGAGCGGCTCTTGGCGTTCACGCAGGGCGAGAGCCGACCGGGTCTTTCGGCAGGCCGAGCGGAGAAGGGTCGACGCCAGGGGATCGTCTTCGTCTTTCCTGGCCAGGGCTCGCAGTGGCTCGGTATGGGCCGGAAGCTCGTCGAACGAGAGCCCGTGTTCCGCGCCGCGCTCGAAGCGTGCGAGCAGGCGCTGAAACCTCATGTGGACTGGTCTCTGACGGAGCAGCTCGAAGTCGACACGTCGGCCTCGCGATTGCACGAGATCGACGTGATTCAACCCACGCTGTTCGCCATTCAGGTGGCGCTGGCAGCCGTGTGGCGCGCATGGGGCGTCGAGCCTGACGCCGTGATCGGGCACAGCATGGGAGAGGTCGCCGCGGCGTGCGTCGCCGGGGCGTTGAGTCTCGAGGACGCTGCGACCGTCATCTGCCTTCGCAGTCGCCTGCTGCGACGGGTGAGCGGCCAAGGGGCAATGCTCTTGGTCGAGCTGTCGCGAGCAGACGCTGAACAGCTCATCGCTGGCCGCGAGCACCTGATCTCGGTGGCGGTGTGCAACAGCCCCCGCTCGACGGTGCTCTCGGGTGATCCAGCGGTGCTCGACGAGGTCGCGCAAGAGCTGGAGCGTCGCGAGATCTTCTGCCGCCGCGTGAAGGTGGATGTCGCATCGCACAGCCCGCAGATGGACCCGCTGAAGGAGGATCTCTTGCGCCTCCTCGCAGAAGTCCAACCGCGCACCGCCTCGGTCCCGATGCGTTCGACGGTGACCGGCGCCTTGCTCGACGGGGCCGAGCTGGATGCCTCCTACTGGGTGGACAACCTCCGGCGGCCCGTCCTGTTCTCCTCGGGCGTCGAGGCGTTGCTGCGGGAGGAGTACCGGTTCTTCCTGGAGCTGAGCCCTCATCCCGTGCTGTTGCCCGCGATCGACGGCTGCCTGCGTGAGCATCCAGGGGGCGGGACCACCGTGCCCTCCCTTCGCCGAGAGCAGGATGATCTGGAAGTGATGCTCGGCTCTCTGGGGGAACTCCACACCCGGGGGTATCCGGTGAGCTGGGACCGGCAGTACCCGGAGGGGGGGGACGTGGTGTCCCTGCCATCCTACCCGTGGCAGCGGGAGCGATTCTGGGTGCAACCTGCGCAGGAGGGCGTCACCGCGAGCCAACAGCGCGCGCTCCCCTCGAAGAGGGATGACGGGGCGCGTGGTGAGGTCGAGGGCAGCTCGCTCGTCGCCGACTTCTACGACTCGTTCGTGGTGCAGCAGTCCAGCGTGGAGGGGGAGGCTGACGAGAACGCCGAGTACCTGTCCTGGGGTATCTTCCCCCAGGTCATCCCGGGCTTCTCGTGGCTCAGGACGGTCTTCTTTCCTCGCGAGGTGTCGCGCCACGTCGCGCTCCTTCACGACGCCCAGCGCGAGGCGCGACGTGTCCTCTTCAGTGCCGTCGATATCGAAGCCATCGGGAGCGTCTTCGATTTCGGCTGTGGCCACGCCTCGGACCTGCTTCAGCTCGCGCAGGAGCATCCGCACCTCGAGCTCGATGGGTACACCATCTCGCCAGGGCAGGCGGCACTCGCGGCACGAAAGCTGCGCGCTACCGGGCTCGAGGCGCGGGTGCGTGTCTTCAATCGTGACAGCGCGAAGAATCCCTTTCCGCGACACTACGACCTGATCCTCGGTATCGAGGTTGCGGGGCTCATCCAGGACAAGGAGGCCCTTTTCTCCAACATCGGTCGGCACCTCAACCCGGGTGGCTTCCTGCTCCTGGCCGACTTCTTGGCCAACACCGTGTCACCCATCGAGGTCCAGGAAACCTCGACGTTCTCGAGCACGCGCGAACAGTGGATCAAGCTCTTGAGCGAGCATCGATTGCGGCTCGTCGAGGGCATCGATATCAGCCCCGAGATCGCCAATTGCTTGCAAGACCCTGATTACGACGCCAATCTCGAGCGTGTCCTCCAGGAGGTTCGCCCCAGCGAGGTGGTTCGGCGGAGCTTCGAGTCTTACCAGAACGTGCGTGTGGCGCTGGAGCGAGGCCTCATCAGCTACGTATTGCTCCAGGCGCAGAAGGACCCGTTTGGTCGCATCGAGGAGCTCACCATCGCCAACCGGGAGCGGCTCATGCGCCTGGTCCAGTACCAGGAGGTCGTCCGGCGGAGGCGAAGCGGTCCCAGTGCGTCCGGCGCCATCGACCAATGGTTCTACGAAATCCAGTGGTGGCCTTCGCCGCTGCCTGCAAAGCCCCGAAGCGAGGCGACCGCGGCTCAGGGCAAGCGCTGGCTCGTCTTCGCTGACCAGCAGGGGGTAGGGGAGGCACTCCGGGCCGAGATCGAGTCGCGGGGCGACACCTGTGTCGTCGCCTTCCTTGGAGAGCAGCTTCGGCAGGTCAGCCCCGGCCGCTACGAGGTGAGCCCCGACCGCGCAGCGCTCGCTGCCCTTCTCGCGGCGGAACGCGTGGACCTGACCGGGGTGGTGCATCTCTGGAACCTGGATCTCGTGCCTCCGGCGAAGACCTCCCTCCCCACGCTGCACGACGCCGAGCGTCTCGGCTGCGGCAGCTTGATGGCGCTGGTACAGGCGATCGCTGGGGCGGGCATGCGCGATGCTCCACGTCTCTGGATCGTGACCGCCGGGGCGCATGCGGTCGGTACGCGCGAGGGGGTGGCGATTGCACAAGCGCCGGCATGGGGCCTCGGGGCCACCATCGCCCATGAGCACCCCGAGCTGCGCTGCACCCGGATCGACCTCGACGGTGGCGCGGGACCTGCGGATGCTTCCACGCTCCTGGCTGCCCTGGGCTCCGTGGACGGCGAGGATCAGATCGCCCTGCGCAGTGCTGTTCGGTACGTCGCCCGTCTTGCCCGCACAGCAAGCGCGGCGCAGCAGCAAGACTTGCCGACTGCGCTGCGCGACGACGGCACCTACCTGATCACCGGCGGGCTGAGTGGCATCGGGCTCACGGTCGCCGAGTGGATGGTGCAGCGCGGTGCGCGCCATCTCGCCCTGGTGGGTCGCAGTGGCGCGTCACCAGCAGCCGAGTCGGCGCTGGCTCCCCTCCGAGCGGCGGGCGCGGAGATCACGACATTCCAGGCGGACGTGAGCCAACCGGAAGCGATGGCCCGCGTGTTTTCGCAGATCGACGCAAGCATGCCGCCGCTCCGTGGGGTCATCCACAGCGCGGTGGCGCTCGATGACGGCGTGCTCCTCCAGCTCGATCCGGCACGGCTGCGGTCGGTCATGGCAGCCAAGATGGACGGCGCCTTCAACCTGCACCTCCTCACCCAGGAGCGGCCGCTCGATTTCTTCATCCTGTTCTCCTCGCTGGCCTCGATCCTGGGCTCGCCTGGACAGGGGAACTACACCGCGGCCAATGCTTTCGTGGACGCGCTGGCGCACCACCGCAAGAGCCTCGGCTTGCCCGCCCTCAGCCTGAACTGGGCGCCGTGGAGCGAGGTGGGGCTGGCGGTCGTCAGCACGAAACGGGGAGAGCGGCTCGCGTACCGCGGTTTGAAGAGCATCACGCCAGAGCAGGGGAAGGACGTCATGGAGCGAGTCCTCGCCAGCGCGTCGCCGCAAGTGGGAGTCATGCTCCTCGACCTGCGACAATGGCGGCAGTTCTACCCGCGCTCTGCCAGCTCTCCCTTGCTGTCGGAGATTGCCCGAGAGCAGGGGAACGGGGCGGCTCCGGTCGAGCCAGAGGCGCCGCTGCGCAGCGTGCTCATCGCCGAAGAATCCGTGGAGCGCCGCAGGACGCTGCTGGAGACGCACGTGCAGGAGCAGCTCGGACACGTGCTCAGACTGTCACCAGGGCAGATCGACCCACAGACGCCGCTCAAATCGTTCGGGTTCGACTCGCTGATGGCCGTGGAGCTGCGCAACCGCCTGGAGGCGAGCCTGGGACTCACGCTCTCGGCGACGGTGGTGTGGAGCTATCCGACGGTCGCGGCGCTCGTCGCGCACCTGGCCAGCAAGATGGGGATACCCATCACCCTCGCCGCGCCCACGCCAACGGCGGTGAGCGCGACGCCGGTGGATGCAGACATGGAGCGGCTGGCGGACGAGCTACTGAGTGAGCTGGAGGGCATGTCGTGA
- a CDS encoding type I polyketide synthase, with the protein MSQFLERIAALPPDKRAALAEILRSAPEPIAIVGVGCRFPGADTPMQFWEVLESGRDMIREVPRDRWDIDAHYDPKPDAPGKVASRWGSFIEGVDRFDAHFFGIGTQEASRMDPHQRVLLEVAWEALEHAGVNPEQLGGSKTGVFVGIYHSDFSNLELADPDRIDLYSGTGTSNNVAAGRLSYLLDLRGPAIAVDTACSSSLVAVHLACQSLRNKECDMALAGGVTILLSPLPLLMASRMGLMARDGRCKTFDTRADGIAMGDGCGVVALKRLSDALSSGDNILAVIRGSAVNQDGRTNGLTAPNVLSQQELLRSALRDASLEPAQISYVEAHGTGTSLGDPIEMEALAEVLGQPGPERRCGVSSVKTNMGHLGAAAGMAGLIKVVLCLQHRRLVPHLNFQELNPNISLSGTPFFIPTSLQSWEANGEARRAGVSAFGWSGTNAHVILEEAPPARREPRTATRPRHLLVLSAKRASALRELARRYERHLEANDAQDPLDVCHTAGVGRAHAAHRLAVEGESIGELRTKLSAFVADGPAEGWWTGEVRGRKPQSPVFLFTGQGAQYAGMGRRLYESHPSFRSALDRCDELSRPHLRRSLLEVMFAGEGDGTALDETEYTQPALFALGYALAELWRSWGVEPSAVMGHSVGELVAACVAGVFSLEDGIKLVASRGALMQALPRDGSIAAVFADEATVAAVVARWSSELAVAAINGPSEVVISGATRAVHAAIEELGARGFKARLLRVSHAFHSPLMDPMLDDFERVAASIAHAPPRIKLVSNLTGTFIERGEVTTPAYWRRHLRHPVRFAAGIEALHAQGHQVFLELGPSSTLLAMARRCLPNGVGTWLPSLQKGKDDWQHILSSLGQWYVQGGDVSFSACDAGFDARRVSLPTYAFQRDDYPLPVSNPASRGTSEARSSDTQDGHPLVGARVRSPLLKDLVFEAHIQPSRLPYLDDHAVYGVPLLPMTGYLEMAWAAVVRGFGRDHGTLTDIQILEPMAFPDGEGRVAQVVLRTEESGRALFHIYSREQEASDAEVEPLWRLHATGGFRRAGRDERHIPSERLEEVQKRCRAPISVERFYATLSRQGLQYGPSFRGIEQLFRSETDDEALGRIALPVALQSELPSYHAHPAFLDACDQVFAAALPGAGEAVQGEDVYLPVRVERGRILRAAVGQGWSHCKVRRAPAGAEALEADLCIFDDAGEVVAEVTGLLLKRAPRGVLRAAVQRSDEGWFYKMEWQPAPPPRLDDPRPGAWLVLADAGGVGTQLAERLRAGGAAVVVAVAESTSTQGDPQYVTVRPTEAEDLSRLWRQVRETHGAIAGVVHCMSLDADAAVEMNPGSLRRAQEFGCGLALHLSQAILRDEHPIPPRLWLVTWGAQAVGTPSYDVAVAQAPLWGLGRTIALEHPLLRCTLVDLDPETEDLSLLHRELLGNDDEAQVAFRDGGRLVPRLVPVPARAHGERVGAPMAGHEGQASLPVRADGAYLIVGGTDGLGLQAARWLVEQGARHLVLAGRRGRTPEVARAVAVLEEAGARVMVARTDISRAEEVEALVAEIQRTQPPLRGLIHSAGTVDDATLLQQRWSRFGPVMGPKLEGAWQLHSSTLEAPLDFFVMFSSIASLFGSPGQGNYAAANAFLDALAHHRRHAGLPALSINWGAWAEVGMAARLSETDARRMAELGLGHIVPERGVRTLGQALSMTLAQVAIVPVDWRRFLRQFQPGAEPLVFSRVASMSVVDPPVKPAQPGDWLRKLEEAAPVQRRRVLHDLIWAEAVKAIGLEPSSPLDARTSLHDFGLNSMIALDLTRTLSARIGRTLPASLLFNHPTVEAIGSFLADEVLHLVQRGPSSEAHSSPRAPGTVLKKIEELSDEEVDRLLESRLKR; encoded by the coding sequence ATGAGCCAGTTTCTGGAGCGAATAGCGGCCTTGCCGCCGGACAAGCGCGCCGCACTTGCCGAGATCCTGCGATCGGCTCCGGAACCCATCGCCATCGTCGGCGTGGGCTGCCGGTTCCCTGGCGCTGACACGCCGATGCAGTTCTGGGAGGTCCTGGAGAGCGGTCGCGACATGATCCGCGAGGTTCCCCGCGACCGTTGGGACATCGACGCTCATTACGACCCCAAGCCGGACGCCCCCGGGAAGGTAGCGTCGCGCTGGGGTAGCTTCATCGAAGGTGTCGATCGGTTCGACGCGCACTTCTTCGGGATCGGGACCCAGGAGGCGTCGCGCATGGATCCGCACCAGCGCGTGTTGCTCGAGGTGGCCTGGGAGGCACTGGAGCACGCCGGCGTGAATCCCGAACAGCTCGGTGGCAGCAAGACCGGCGTCTTCGTCGGGATCTATCACAGCGACTTCTCCAACCTGGAACTCGCCGATCCAGACCGCATCGATCTCTATAGCGGCACAGGGACGTCGAACAACGTCGCTGCTGGCCGACTCTCGTACCTGCTCGACCTGCGGGGACCTGCCATCGCCGTGGACACGGCTTGCTCCTCATCCCTCGTTGCCGTCCACCTGGCCTGCCAGAGCCTGCGCAACAAGGAGTGCGACATGGCCCTCGCCGGCGGGGTCACCATCCTCCTCAGCCCCCTGCCGCTGCTGATGGCATCGCGGATGGGCCTCATGGCGCGGGACGGGCGTTGCAAGACCTTCGACACGCGCGCCGACGGCATTGCCATGGGGGATGGCTGCGGTGTCGTGGCCCTCAAGCGCCTGAGCGACGCGCTGTCGAGCGGGGATAACATCCTCGCGGTCATCCGAGGATCTGCCGTCAATCAGGATGGCCGAACCAATGGCCTCACGGCGCCGAACGTCCTCTCGCAGCAAGAGCTCCTGCGCAGCGCTCTCCGCGACGCCAGCCTGGAGCCGGCTCAGATCTCCTACGTGGAGGCCCACGGAACAGGCACCTCCCTGGGCGATCCCATCGAAATGGAGGCACTCGCAGAGGTCCTCGGCCAGCCAGGTCCCGAGAGGCGCTGTGGTGTGAGTTCCGTGAAGACCAACATGGGTCACCTCGGCGCTGCTGCCGGCATGGCGGGGCTCATCAAGGTGGTTCTCTGCCTCCAGCACCGACGCCTCGTCCCCCACCTGAACTTCCAGGAGCTGAACCCCAACATCTCGCTCTCCGGCACCCCCTTCTTCATCCCGACCAGCCTCCAGTCCTGGGAGGCGAACGGCGAAGCTCGGCGCGCCGGCGTGAGTGCCTTTGGTTGGTCAGGCACGAACGCCCACGTCATCCTCGAAGAGGCCCCGCCCGCACGGCGTGAGCCTCGGACTGCAACTCGCCCCCGGCACCTGCTCGTGTTGTCGGCCAAGCGTGCGTCGGCGCTGAGAGAGCTGGCGCGCCGCTACGAACGCCACCTGGAGGCCAACGACGCACAGGACCCGCTGGACGTCTGCCACACCGCGGGCGTGGGACGCGCACACGCTGCGCACCGCCTCGCGGTGGAGGGCGAATCGATCGGAGAATTGCGGACCAAGCTCTCGGCCTTCGTGGCTGATGGGCCCGCCGAAGGGTGGTGGACCGGCGAGGTGCGCGGTCGGAAACCGCAATCACCCGTGTTTCTGTTCACCGGGCAGGGTGCGCAGTACGCAGGGATGGGGCGCCGCCTGTACGAGTCACACCCCTCGTTCCGAAGCGCGCTCGACCGTTGCGACGAACTCTCGAGACCGCACCTGCGCAGGTCCCTCCTCGAAGTGATGTTCGCGGGTGAGGGGGATGGCACCGCGCTCGACGAGACGGAGTACACCCAGCCAGCTCTCTTCGCGCTGGGGTATGCGCTTGCTGAACTCTGGCGCTCCTGGGGCGTCGAGCCATCGGCCGTGATGGGCCACAGCGTGGGCGAGCTGGTCGCCGCTTGCGTTGCAGGCGTGTTCAGCCTGGAGGACGGCATCAAGCTGGTGGCTTCGCGCGGGGCGCTCATGCAAGCGCTGCCGCGTGACGGGTCGATCGCCGCCGTGTTCGCGGACGAAGCGACCGTGGCTGCGGTGGTCGCGCGGTGGTCGAGCGAACTCGCCGTTGCCGCGATCAACGGACCCTCCGAGGTCGTGATCTCCGGTGCCACCCGTGCGGTGCACGCTGCCATCGAGGAACTCGGCGCGCGGGGCTTCAAGGCGCGCCTGCTGAGGGTCTCGCACGCCTTCCATTCCCCCCTGATGGATCCCATGCTCGACGATTTCGAGCGTGTTGCGGCGTCAATCGCTCACGCACCGCCACGCATCAAGCTGGTGTCCAACCTGACGGGGACCTTCATCGAGCGAGGTGAGGTGACGACGCCTGCCTACTGGCGGCGGCATCTGCGCCATCCCGTACGCTTTGCTGCAGGGATCGAGGCACTTCACGCGCAGGGACACCAGGTGTTCCTGGAGCTGGGGCCGAGCTCGACGCTCCTCGCGATGGCACGACGCTGCTTGCCAAACGGAGTGGGGACGTGGCTGCCTTCTCTTCAAAAGGGCAAGGACGACTGGCAGCACATCCTGAGCAGCCTGGGTCAATGGTACGTGCAGGGAGGGGACGTGAGCTTCTCGGCCTGTGACGCAGGCTTCGACGCGCGTCGCGTGTCGCTCCCGACGTACGCCTTCCAGCGTGATGACTACCCGCTGCCTGTCTCGAATCCGGCTTCTCGCGGGACGAGTGAGGCCCGCTCGTCGGACACGCAAGATGGCCACCCTCTGGTGGGGGCACGGGTGCGTTCGCCGCTGTTGAAGGACCTCGTCTTCGAGGCGCACATCCAGCCCAGCAGGCTTCCTTATCTCGACGATCACGCCGTCTACGGTGTCCCCTTGCTGCCGATGACGGGGTACCTGGAGATGGCCTGGGCCGCGGTGGTGCGTGGATTCGGCCGAGACCACGGCACGCTGACGGACATCCAGATCCTGGAGCCCATGGCCTTCCCGGACGGTGAAGGGCGCGTGGCGCAGGTGGTTCTGAGGACCGAGGAGTCCGGGCGCGCCCTGTTCCACATCTACAGCAGGGAGCAGGAGGCAAGCGACGCGGAGGTGGAACCCCTCTGGAGGCTCCACGCGACGGGCGGCTTCCGACGTGCCGGAAGAGATGAGCGGCACATCCCCTCCGAGCGTCTCGAGGAGGTGCAGAAGCGCTGCCGCGCCCCCATCTCGGTCGAGCGCTTCTATGCGACGCTGTCTCGTCAGGGCCTCCAGTACGGGCCCAGCTTTCGAGGCATTGAACAGCTCTTTCGCTCCGAGACCGACGACGAGGCGCTGGGGCGGATCGCGTTGCCGGTAGCGCTCCAGAGCGAGCTGCCGTCCTACCATGCTCATCCCGCCTTCCTCGACGCTTGCGATCAGGTCTTCGCTGCGGCGCTGCCCGGTGCGGGCGAGGCCGTGCAGGGAGAGGATGTCTACCTCCCGGTGCGTGTGGAGCGCGGACGCATCCTGCGCGCTGCCGTGGGGCAGGGGTGGAGCCACTGCAAGGTGCGCCGTGCTCCGGCCGGCGCGGAGGCCCTCGAGGCGGACCTCTGCATTTTCGACGATGCCGGTGAGGTGGTGGCAGAGGTCACGGGGCTACTCCTCAAGCGTGCTCCGCGCGGCGTCCTACGAGCGGCCGTCCAGCGATCGGACGAAGGCTGGTTTTACAAGATGGAGTGGCAACCTGCGCCTCCTCCACGCCTGGACGACCCGCGGCCCGGAGCGTGGCTCGTCCTTGCCGACGCAGGAGGTGTGGGGACGCAGCTCGCCGAACGTTTGCGCGCGGGCGGCGCCGCTGTGGTGGTGGCCGTCGCAGAGAGCACCTCGACGCAGGGCGATCCCCAGTACGTCACCGTGCGCCCGACCGAGGCCGAGGATCTGAGCCGACTCTGGCGGCAGGTGCGGGAGACCCACGGCGCGATTGCGGGCGTGGTGCACTGCATGAGCCTCGACGCCGATGCGGCTGTGGAGATGAATCCTGGCTCCTTGCGAAGAGCCCAGGAGTTCGGTTGCGGTCTCGCCCTGCACCTGAGCCAGGCGATACTGCGCGACGAACATCCGATCCCGCCTCGATTGTGGCTGGTGACGTGGGGGGCCCAGGCGGTCGGGACACCGTCGTACGACGTGGCCGTGGCGCAGGCTCCGCTCTGGGGGCTTGGCCGCACCATCGCGCTCGAACACCCCTTGCTGCGTTGCACCCTGGTCGATCTCGATCCCGAGACCGAGGACCTCTCCCTTCTCCACCGGGAACTCCTTGGCAACGACGACGAGGCCCAGGTGGCCTTCCGCGATGGTGGACGGCTCGTCCCGCGGCTCGTCCCCGTTCCCGCCAGGGCCCATGGGGAGCGTGTCGGCGCGCCCATGGCGGGGCACGAAGGCCAGGCGTCCTTGCCGGTGCGGGCCGACGGTGCCTACCTCATCGTTGGCGGAACGGACGGCCTGGGCCTCCAGGCAGCTCGGTGGCTGGTCGAACAGGGAGCGCGGCACCTCGTGCTGGCAGGGCGGCGCGGGCGCACCCCCGAGGTGGCTCGGGCCGTCGCGGTGCTCGAGGAGGCCGGTGCACGGGTCATGGTGGCGCGCACGGACATCTCGCGCGCGGAGGAGGTCGAGGCGCTCGTTGCCGAGATTCAGCGGACTCAGCCTCCGCTGCGGGGCCTCATCCACAGCGCGGGAACGGTCGACGATGCGACCCTGCTGCAGCAACGCTGGTCGCGCTTCGGACCCGTGATGGGACCCAAGCTCGAAGGGGCGTGGCAGCTGCACTCGTCGACCCTGGAAGCCCCCCTCGATTTCTTCGTGATGTTCTCCTCCATCGCCTCCCTGTTCGGCTCCCCAGGACAGGGCAATTACGCCGCCGCCAACGCCTTCCTCGACGCACTGGCGCACCATCGCCGGCACGCCGGGCTGCCAGCACTCAGCATCAACTGGGGCGCCTGGGCGGAGGTGGGGATGGCTGCGCGGCTCAGCGAAACTGACGCGCGGCGGATGGCCGAGCTGGGTCTGGGCCACATCGTGCCCGAGCGCGGCGTGCGAACGCTCGGGCAGGCGCTATCGATGACCCTGGCCCAGGTGGCCATC